A part of Miscanthus floridulus cultivar M001 chromosome 6, ASM1932011v1, whole genome shotgun sequence genomic DNA contains:
- the LOC136459138 gene encoding cytokinin dehydrogenase 5-like → MTRCLMFMLLFLVSSLISTVGLPLEPPAELLQLGGDVGGGRLSVDASDIAEASRDFGGLARAADAEPMAVFQPRVAGDVAGLVRAAFGSARGFRVSARGHGHSISGQAQEPGGVVVDMSHGPGAAARTGSRALPVYSPVLGGHYVDVWGGELWVDVLNWTLSHGGLAPRSWTDYLYLSVGGTLSNAGISGQAFHHGPQISNVYELDVVTGKGEVVTCSETENPDLFFGALGGLGQFGIITRARIALERAPQRVRWIRALYSNFTEFTADQERLISLGSGGRWFDYVEGFVVAAEGLINNWRSSFFSPQNPVKLSSVKHHSGVLYCLEVTKNYDDDTAGSVDQDVDALLGELNFLPGTVFTTDLPYVDFLDRVHKAELKLRAKGMWEVPHPWLNLFVPASRIADFDRGVFRGVLGGRTAGAGGPILIYPMNKHKWDPRSSVVTPDEEVFYLVAFLRSALPGAPESLEALTRQNQRILDLCAEAGIGAKQYLPNHKARHEWEEHFGAARWERFARLKGQFDPRAILATGQGIFRPPGSPPLAADS, encoded by the exons ATGACGCGGTGCCTGATGTTCATGCTGCTGTTCCTCGTCTCCTCCCTCATCTCCACCGTGGGGCTGCCGCTGGAGCCTCCCGCGGAGCTTCTGCAGCTCGGAGGCGACGTCGGCGGAGGCCGCCTAAGCGTCGACGCGTCCGACATCGCCGAGGCGTCGCGCGACTTCGGGGGCCTCGCCCGCGCCGCCGACGCCGAGCCCATGGCGGTGTTCCAGCCGCGTGTGGCCGGCGACGTGGCGGGCCTGGTCCGCGCCGCGTTCGGGTCGGCGCGCGGCTTCCGCGTCTCGGCGCGGGGCCACGGGCACTCCATCAGCGGGCAGGCGCAAGAGCCCGGCGGCGTGGTCGTGGACATGAGCCACGGGCCCGGCGCCGCGGCGCGGACCGGGTCGCGGGCATTGCCCGTGTACTCGCCGGTGCTGGGCGGGCACTACGTGGACGTCTGGGGCGGCGAGCTGTGGGTCGACGTGCTCAACTGGACGCTGTCCCACGGCGGCCTCGCGCCGCGGTCCTGGACGGACTACCTCTACCTGTCCGTGGGCGGCACCCTCTCCAACGCCGGCATCAGCGGGCAGGCGTTCCACCACGGGCCCCAGATCAGCAATGTCTACGAGCTCGACGTCGTCACAG GGAAGGGAGAGGTGGTGACCTGCTCGGAGACGGAGAACCCGGACCTATTCTTCGGCGCGCTCGGCGGGCTGGGCCAGTTCGGCATCATCACGCGGGCGCGCATCGCCCTGGAGCGTGCTCCCCAAAGG GTTCGGTGGATCCGGGCGCTCTACTCCAACTTCACCGAGTTCACGGCGGACCAGGAGCGCCTCATCTCCCTCGGCAGCGGCGGCCGCTGGTTCGACTACGTGGAGGGCTTCGTCGTCGCCGCCGAGGGCCTCATCAACAACTGGAGGTCCTCCTTCTTCTCGCCGCAGAACCCGGTGAAGCTCAGCTCGGTCAAGCACCACTCCGGCGTCCTCTACTGCCTCGAGGTCACGAAGAACTACGACGACGACACCGCCGGGTCGGTCGACCAG GATGTGGATGCGCTGCTGGGCGAGCTCAACTTCCTCCCTGGCACGGTGTTCACGACGGACCTGCCGTACGTGGACTTCCTGGACCGCGTGCACAAGGCGGAGCTGAAGCTGCGCGCCAAGGGCATGTGGGAGGTGCCGCACCCGTGGCTGAACCTCTTCGTGCCGGCGTCCCGCATCGCCGACTTCGACCGCGGCGTCTTCCGTGGCGTGCTGGGGGGCCgcaccgccggcgccggcggccccATCCTCATCTACCCCATGAACAAGCACAA GTGGGACCCGAGGAGTTCGGTGGTGACCCCGGACGAGGAGGTGTTCTACCTGGTGGCGTTCCTGCGGTCGGCGCTGCCGGGCGCGCCGGAGAGCCTGGAGGCGCTGACGCGGCAGAACCAGCGGATCCTCGACTTGTGCGCGGAGGCGGGCATCGGCGCCAAGCAGTACCTGCCCAACCACAAGGCGCGGCACGAGTGGGAGGAGCACTTCGGCGCCGCGAGGTGGGAGCGGTTCGCGAGGCTCAAGGGCCAGTTCGACCCCCGGGCCATCCTGGCCACCGGGCAGGGCATCTTCCGGCCGCCCGGctcgccgccgctcgccgccgacTCATAG